One Candidatus Binatia bacterium DNA window includes the following coding sequences:
- a CDS encoding aldehyde dehydrogenase, producing MNEKKAYRIFVDGEWREASGGRTYPVVNPATEEVLAHVPDASPEDMDRAIRAARRAFDEGPWRKTTPEDRARILRRIVDGLERRKEEFRHLLVANAGATYVTHYIQLDVAIRILAHYAELAVKFPFEEPLPPATFDNPMYPGVTSALLVRQPVGVCGLVPAWNFPLFLTLQKLGPALGAGCTVVVKPSPFVPLVDLTLAEIVAECDLPKGVYNLVVGESPELGARLVESPLVDKISFTGSAATGKKIMAAAAPTLKRVHLELGGKSAAIVLDDSQLDAWVMATSSPSFFHAGQGCAMCTRVLVPKRLHDTFTSKVVDFLRSTVRPGDPADPSTLLGPVIREERRRKIEEYIRSGEREGARLATGGKRPEDRPKGYFLEPTVFCDVRNTMTIAREEIFGPVLAILPFEDEEEAIRIANDSPYGLGGAIYASDTAKAIELAKRIRTGTVNINGGVTLLDAPFGGFKESGIGREGGIWSFYEYTEMQTIAWK from the coding sequence ATGAACGAGAAAAAGGCGTACCGAATCTTCGTCGACGGCGAGTGGCGCGAAGCGAGCGGCGGCCGGACCTATCCCGTGGTGAACCCCGCCACCGAAGAGGTCCTGGCGCACGTGCCCGACGCTTCCCCGGAGGACATGGATCGCGCGATCCGTGCGGCGCGGCGTGCTTTCGACGAAGGCCCGTGGCGCAAGACCACGCCGGAGGACCGTGCGCGGATCCTCCGCCGCATCGTCGACGGACTCGAGCGGCGCAAAGAAGAGTTCCGGCACCTGCTCGTCGCGAACGCGGGGGCGACGTACGTGACCCACTACATCCAGCTCGACGTCGCCATCCGCATCCTCGCCCACTACGCCGAGCTCGCGGTCAAGTTTCCGTTCGAGGAGCCGCTACCTCCCGCCACCTTCGACAACCCGATGTATCCCGGAGTCACGAGCGCGCTCCTCGTCCGCCAGCCCGTGGGCGTGTGCGGGCTCGTGCCGGCGTGGAACTTCCCCCTCTTCCTCACCCTGCAGAAGCTCGGGCCGGCTCTCGGCGCCGGATGCACGGTCGTCGTCAAGCCCTCGCCTTTCGTGCCGCTCGTCGACCTCACGCTCGCCGAAATCGTCGCGGAGTGCGATCTCCCGAAGGGAGTCTACAACCTCGTCGTGGGGGAAAGCCCCGAACTCGGGGCTCGGCTGGTCGAAAGCCCGCTCGTCGACAAGATCAGCTTCACGGGCAGCGCGGCCACGGGAAAGAAAATCATGGCCGCGGCCGCGCCGACCTTGAAGCGCGTCCACCTCGAACTCGGCGGGAAGTCGGCGGCGATCGTTCTGGACGACTCCCAGCTCGACGCCTGGGTGATGGCGACGTCGAGCCCGAGCTTTTTCCACGCGGGACAGGGTTGCGCCATGTGCACGCGCGTGCTCGTCCCGAAGCGCCTCCACGACACCTTCACTTCCAAGGTCGTCGACTTCCTCCGGTCCACGGTCCGACCGGGAGACCCTGCCGATCCCTCGACGCTGCTCGGTCCCGTCATCCGGGAGGAACGCCGGCGGAAGATCGAGGAGTACATCCGTAGCGGCGAGCGAGAGGGCGCGAGACTCGCCACCGGGGGGAAAAGACCCGAGGACCGGCCGAAGGGATATTTTCTCGAGCCGACCGTCTTTTGCGACGTGAGAAACACCATGACGATCGCCCGCGAGGAAATCTTCGGGCCCGTGCTCGCCATCCTGCCTTTCGAAGACGAAGAAGAGGCGATCCGGATCGCCAACGACTCGCCGTACGGACTCGGGGGGGCGATCTATGCGAGCGACACCGCCAAGGCCATCGAGCTCGCCAAGCGGATCCGAACCGGCACGGTGAACATCAACGGCGGGGTGACCCTCCTCGACGCTCCGTTCGGCGGTTTCAAGGAAAGCGGGATCGGGCGAGAGGGCGGGATCTGGAGCTTCTACGAATACACGGAGATGCAGACCATCGCCTGGAAGTAG
- the trmJ gene encoding tRNA (cytidine/uridine-2'-O-)-methyltransferase TrmJ: MPLENVRIVLVRPIEAGNVGAVARIMKNMGLRELVLVEPAPLFSPRARFRAVHARDVLDAARRVRSLGEAVADCRFVVGTTARAGRYRRGARSPRELAPRILSYAAGGPVALVFGPEDRGLTNEDIPYCSELLTIPASPEYSSLNLAHAVAICAYELFLASREGAFRPAETRPVPSELLERMYGELRQALLEIGFLHEENPDHIVLALRQLFGRTTLEEREVRIFLGLARQILWFARGGREVAERKRAAGLRLK; encoded by the coding sequence ATGCCGCTCGAAAACGTCCGGATCGTCCTCGTCCGCCCCATCGAGGCGGGGAACGTGGGGGCGGTCGCGCGCATCATGAAGAACATGGGGCTCCGCGAGCTCGTTCTGGTCGAGCCGGCGCCCCTTTTCTCTCCCCGTGCTCGCTTTCGGGCCGTGCACGCACGGGACGTCCTCGATGCGGCGCGGCGGGTCCGGAGCCTCGGCGAGGCGGTTGCCGATTGCCGTTTCGTCGTGGGCACGACGGCACGTGCGGGGCGGTATCGGCGAGGGGCCCGGAGCCCGCGGGAGCTCGCGCCACGTATTCTCTCGTACGCGGCGGGGGGCCCCGTCGCGCTGGTTTTCGGGCCCGAGGACCGGGGGCTCACGAACGAGGACATCCCGTACTGCTCGGAGCTGCTGACGATCCCGGCCTCGCCGGAATACTCCTCTCTCAATCTCGCACACGCCGTCGCCATCTGTGCCTACGAGCTCTTCCTGGCTTCTCGGGAAGGAGCCTTTCGTCCGGCCGAGACCCGTCCCGTGCCGAGCGAACTGCTCGAGCGGATGTACGGCGAGCTCCGGCAGGCGTTGCTCGAGATCGGCTTTCTCCACGAGGAAAACCCCGACCACATCGTGCTGGCGCTCCGGCAGCTTTTTGGTAGAACGACGCTCGAGGAGCGCGAGGTGAGGATTTTTCTCGGCCTGGCAAGGCAGATCCTCTGGTTCGCCCGAGGGGGCAGGGAGGTGGCCGAGCGCAAGCGGGCGGCCGGGCTGCGGCTGAAGTGA
- a CDS encoding sigma-54-dependent Fis family transcriptional regulator codes for MRVEKKPGGGGKKVFFSTPQCAASGCAPGFTVLHFRHRKEIEVDLMEVAPTIKGSHPLMERILAISRKVAATDSTVLIMGESGTGKELIARYIHSMSRRAAHPFIPVNCGAIPSELLESEMFGHEKGAFTGAVGSRMGMFQLANGGTIFLDEIAEMSPPLQVKLLRVLQDKEIRPVGSDRTIRVDVRVIAATNKDLAVEVEKGRFREDLYYRLQVIPITVPPLRERRSDIPILVQYFLDKYNQRHPNMQARISEEAMVYLWEYDWPGNVRELENLIERLVVLSEDGLIRVENLPLNIRTFLSDKKIPKPQLGAEGIDLNQAVEEFEYRLIDEALRRTKGNKQAAARLLGLKRTTLVAKLRRKSGKDLEAR; via the coding sequence ATGCGAGTGGAAAAAAAACCTGGAGGAGGCGGCAAAAAAGTCTTTTTTTCCACGCCGCAGTGCGCGGCTTCGGGTTGTGCACCCGGGTTCACCGTGTTACATTTTCGCCACCGAAAGGAGATTGAGGTTGACCTCATGGAGGTAGCACCGACGATCAAAGGGTCCCACCCGCTGATGGAGAGGATCCTGGCCATCTCGAGGAAGGTGGCCGCTACGGATTCGACGGTCCTCATCATGGGAGAGAGTGGGACCGGGAAGGAACTCATCGCCCGATACATCCACTCGATGAGCCGGCGCGCCGCCCATCCTTTTATACCCGTCAACTGCGGCGCCATCCCTTCCGAGCTTCTCGAGTCCGAGATGTTCGGCCACGAAAAGGGCGCTTTCACCGGAGCGGTCGGCTCTCGCATGGGCATGTTCCAGCTCGCGAACGGAGGGACGATCTTCCTCGACGAGATCGCCGAGATGAGCCCGCCGCTGCAGGTGAAGCTTCTCCGCGTGCTTCAGGACAAGGAGATCCGCCCGGTGGGTTCCGACCGGACGATCCGTGTGGACGTCCGGGTGATCGCCGCGACCAACAAAGACCTCGCCGTCGAGGTCGAAAAGGGGCGCTTTCGCGAGGACCTCTACTACCGGCTCCAGGTGATCCCGATCACCGTCCCGCCGCTCCGCGAGCGGAGGTCGGACATTCCCATCCTGGTGCAATACTTTCTCGACAAGTACAACCAGCGCCACCCGAACATGCAGGCCCGGATTTCCGAGGAGGCGATGGTCTACCTCTGGGAGTACGACTGGCCCGGCAACGTCCGGGAGCTCGAGAACCTGATCGAGCGCCTCGTCGTGCTGAGCGAGGACGGGCTCATCCGGGTCGAGAACCTCCCCCTGAACATCCGGACGTTTCTCTCCGACAAGAAAATTCCCAAGCCCCAGCTCGGGGCCGAAGGGATCGACCTGAACCAGGCCGTCGAGGAGTTCGAGTACCGGCTGATCGACGAAGCACTGCGACGAACGAAAGGCAACAAACAGGCCGCCGCGCGCCTTCTGGGTCTCAAGCGCACGACGCTCGTCGCGAAGCTCCGGCGGAAAAGCGGGAAGGACCTCGAGGCCCGTTGA
- the rph gene encoding ribonuclease PH yields the protein MRPDGRQPHELRPVKIEPGFLRYALGSVLIEMGETKVVCTVSLEDGVPQFLRNTGRGWLTAEYGMLPGCSQQRIQREASRGRVGGRTHEIQRLIGRSLRAVTDLALLGERTLWVDCDVIQADGGTRTAAITGAYVALAHACLKLQREGMLLANPLRDSVAAVSVGIVQGTPLLDLCYAEDSAAEVDMNVVMTGSGKFVEIQGTAETNPFGREDLERLTDLAALGIRQLTAIQADTVARLS from the coding sequence ATGCGTCCCGACGGCCGACAACCTCACGAGCTTCGTCCCGTGAAGATCGAGCCGGGTTTTCTCCGCTATGCGCTCGGGTCGGTGCTCATCGAAATGGGGGAGACCAAGGTCGTGTGCACGGTGTCGCTCGAAGACGGGGTTCCGCAGTTCCTGCGCAACACCGGCCGCGGATGGCTCACGGCCGAGTACGGGATGCTTCCGGGTTGCTCGCAGCAAAGGATCCAGAGGGAAGCCAGCCGGGGGCGCGTCGGTGGGAGAACCCACGAGATCCAGCGGCTGATCGGGAGGAGCTTGCGGGCCGTGACCGACCTCGCACTGCTCGGCGAGCGGACCCTCTGGGTCGACTGCGACGTGATCCAGGCCGACGGCGGCACGCGGACGGCAGCGATCACGGGTGCGTACGTGGCGCTCGCCCACGCGTGCCTCAAGCTACAGCGGGAAGGGATGCTCCTCGCGAACCCGCTGCGCGATTCGGTGGCAGCGGTGAGCGTGGGGATCGTCCAGGGAACACCGCTTCTCGATCTCTGCTACGCGGAGGACAGCGCCGCGGAAGTGGACATGAACGTCGTCATGACCGGAAGCGGAAAGTTCGTCGAAATCCAGGGTACGGCCGAGACGAACCCCTTCGGCCGAGAAGACCTCGAGCGGCTCACCGACCTCGCGGCTCTCGGGATACGGCAGCTCACCGCCATCCAGGCCGACACCGTAGCCCGGCTTTCGTGA
- a CDS encoding non-canonical purine NTP pyrophosphatase, which produces MKAPPFLVLATRNRGKIREFQRLLGKLGIRLRSLEEFPGVPEPLEGGRSYEENAREKALLAARATGLPALADDSGLEVDALGGEPGLRSARYSGGSSRENIELLLARLRSVPREKRTARFRCVVVVAKPDGSALVAEGSCEGIVLDAPRGEGGFGYDPVFLDPESGKTFAEMSPEEKDRKSHRGRALRELREKLPGFLRDDAPIGGPDGG; this is translated from the coding sequence GTGAAAGCTCCTCCCTTTCTCGTCCTCGCTACCCGCAACCGGGGGAAGATCCGGGAGTTCCAGAGACTTCTCGGGAAGCTCGGAATTCGGTTGCGAAGTCTCGAGGAGTTTCCCGGCGTCCCCGAGCCGCTCGAGGGCGGACGAAGCTACGAGGAAAACGCGCGGGAGAAGGCGCTGCTCGCGGCCCGTGCGACGGGCTTGCCGGCCCTCGCCGACGACTCGGGACTCGAGGTAGACGCTCTCGGCGGGGAGCCGGGCCTGCGTTCGGCCCGCTACAGCGGCGGAAGTTCGAGGGAGAACATCGAGCTTCTCCTCGCGCGGCTGCGTTCCGTGCCACGGGAAAAGCGAACGGCCCGCTTCCGCTGCGTCGTGGTCGTGGCGAAGCCCGACGGGTCGGCACTCGTGGCGGAGGGGTCCTGCGAGGGCATCGTCCTCGATGCTCCGCGCGGCGAAGGAGGATTCGGGTACGACCCCGTTTTTCTCGATCCGGAGTCGGGAAAGACCTTCGCCGAAATGAGCCCCGAAGAAAAGGACCGGAAAAGCCACCGCGGTCGCGCGCTCCGAGAGCTGCGGGAGAAGCTCCCGGGGTTTCTCCGTGACGATGCCCCCATCGGGGGCCCGGACGGGGGATAG
- a CDS encoding glycosyl transferase (possible pseudo, frameshifted): MPLDADPVLRALHRSLGKHGHGDERSRTLAAEAQGLLWNAALAAGLERRRGRIDCVYERASLWSLAGLQFARRRGVPYVLELNAPLVEQQRLYRRIELVPVAEAIESSLLAGADLVLVTTTALAEYAHARGASRRKIRLLPCGAPARMLSAGKVRPRRRGEEFVVGFLGSLKPWHGVDLLVRAFRRLVSLDGRYRLLVVGDGPLRAEVEKLRSLAPLRDKVRIVGPVPHFRVLSYLAKMDVGLAPYPPLPSFYFSPLKVWEYAAAGVPIVATASGDLPSQFPHKQAALLHPPGSVKKIVEHVELLRKNPELAVRLARRARRVARRHTWDRHAARFESLLGKLGPRWSVPGPC; encoded by the coding sequence GTGCCCCTCGACGCCGACCCCGTGCTCCGAGCGCTGCACCGGAGTCTCGGCAAGCACGGGCACGGCGACGAGCGCTCCCGGACGCTTGCCGCCGAGGCGCAGGGTCTTCTCTGGAACGCGGCCCTCGCGGCGGGGCTCGAGAGACGACGTGGCAGGATCGACTGCGTGTACGAGAGGGCGTCGCTCTGGTCTCTGGCCGGCCTCCAGTTCGCGCGTCGCCGAGGAGTGCCCTACGTTCTCGAACTCAACGCTCCTCTGGTGGAGCAACAGCGGCTCTACCGCCGGATCGAGCTGGTCCCGGTAGCGGAAGCGATCGAGTCGTCGCTGCTCGCCGGGGCCGACCTCGTCCTGGTGACGACGACCGCGCTTGCCGAGTACGCTCATGCTCGCGGCGCGTCGAGGCGGAAAATTCGCCTCCTCCCGTGCGGTGCGCCGGCCCGGATGCTCTCGGCCGGCAAGGTGCGCCCGCGTCGGAGGGGGGAGGAGTTCGTCGTGGGCTTTCTCGGAAGTTTGAAGCCGTGGCACGGCGTGGATCTTCTGGTGCGGGCGTTTCGGCGACTGGTCTCCCTCGACGGACGGTACCGCTTGCTCGTGGTGGGAGACGGACCCCTGCGGGCGGAAGTCGAGAAGCTCCGTTCTTTGGCCCCGCTGCGAGACAAGGTGCGAATCGTGGGGCCCGTTCCGCACTTCCGTGTCCTTTCTTATCTCGCGAAAATGGACGTCGGCTTGGCGCCGTACCCACCGCTTCCGAGCTTTTATTTCTCCCCCTTGAAGGTGTGGGAATACGCGGCCGCGGGCGTTCCGATCGTGGCCACCGCCAGCGGGGATTTGCCCTCTCAGTTTCCCCACAAGCAGGCCGCGTTGCTCCATCCGCCGGGGAGCGTGAAGAAGATCGTCGAGCACGTCGAGCTTCTGCGAAAGAACCCCGAGCTCGCGGTACGGCTCGCCCGCAGGGCGCGTCGCGTGGCGCGACGACACACGTGGGACCGTCACGCTGCGCGATTCGAATCGCTGCTCGGAAAACTCGGGCCGCGCTGGTCGGTGCCTGGGCCCTGCTGA